From Candidatus Synechococcus calcipolaris G9, a single genomic window includes:
- a CDS encoding EAL domain-containing protein — MNIYIHKIPLLAVSLVMMLTGMVLIGALLALSGMISADVVLPMTELAAISLFFSSLSLGTYLYHREKKLSQSPSISLLLVRALASTVITIGIWTLLVHHLNNGFFDLTIWEAAFYPIEDSTALNLILLGSSLFALTRRQFLSQWTAQILAVVTIALAVVDLISYLYGFPLPVLIRPDLKQPVVTALSFVIICLGILFVQPHQALMGRIMAPTSGGHLIRQLLPWIITIPILVGWLFVSMEAIDILDHDQSQAMQSIITVVSLLGLVWTEARRLNLLEQERQSFYRAYTEIDQCFRSSIILLPFPVALFTKEGHVWLLNRAWQQETGYNLTQIGTWQDWLLAAFPKPSDQQLANQEFQRTLTSGERVEQGDVTIRTNWGEQRIWSMSSIPLELATSKQQLILITAVDVTEYRQVAAELALGKENLERQVMARTEDLLGVNDELQKSEEKLNQILDGANAFFSQIRLYSNGKWQYEYLSEGHERLLGYSGFDFKEDQSLWRSRVPNHDWEIYYKPFQQRLYRYNSAQVEYRFRHRNGQLRWLAISATKQWIDADRSQLITYIGVDITERKEAQLALEESEARFRQMADSSPMMIWLTNSIGQISFANQTLLNLIDHPTDLAQGWLEAIHPEDRLEIERDFSQATATQQLFDVEYRIRGQDGSYRWVLDRGVPRYDHDGEYIGHIGSCMDISDRKLAEAKLQQAAWQDSLTGLPNRNFLIERLEALLEAYAADDQQRFAILFLDLDRFKVVNDSLGHAAGDRFLVEIAQRLQICLRQEDTLARLGGDEFVIVVENIVDAQDAFNCAERVQAAINKSYVLDHTEVTVGVSIGITLVGPEYHTAGEMLRDADIAMYEAKANGRSEIQLFRPEQYRRAHSLLHREQEFRRALREQQLQVFYQPIVDLRTDTLLGFEALIRWNHPTLGLVSPGNFLPIAEQLGLMREVDRWCMMTAAQQLAQWQDTLGSKVSGLRMSVNLSSQMFGSLSLVEDVTHTLRTTQLSGDRLILEITEGVIMEQPDIALKKLIALEKMGISCSVDDFGTGYSSLSRLSFFPLYALKIDQSFVRSMENSPENLEIIRAIIKLSEAINLKVIAEGIETHSQKLTLLQMGCQRGQGYLFSQPIDAQGATELIRKNLSFS, encoded by the coding sequence ATGAACATCTACATCCATAAAATTCCCCTCCTTGCTGTTTCATTGGTGATGATGCTCACCGGCATGGTGTTGATAGGAGCATTACTTGCCCTCAGCGGAATGATATCTGCCGATGTTGTCCTACCCATGACGGAACTGGCGGCCATTAGTTTATTTTTTAGTAGCTTGTCCCTTGGAACCTATCTTTACCACAGGGAAAAAAAGCTTTCTCAGTCCCCTAGCATCTCCCTGCTGTTGGTGCGGGCCTTGGCCAGTACAGTGATCACCATTGGGATTTGGACTCTGTTAGTTCATCACCTCAACAATGGTTTTTTTGATCTAACGATTTGGGAAGCTGCCTTTTATCCCATTGAAGATAGTACGGCCCTTAATCTGATTCTTTTGGGATCATCCCTCTTCGCCTTGACGCGGCGACAATTTCTGAGTCAGTGGACGGCCCAAATTTTAGCCGTGGTGACGATCGCTCTGGCTGTAGTTGATTTGATCAGCTATCTCTACGGCTTTCCCTTACCGGTACTGATCCGACCCGACCTGAAGCAGCCAGTGGTTACGGCCCTCTCCTTTGTTATTATTTGTCTAGGAATTTTATTTGTGCAACCCCACCAGGCCCTAATGGGGCGAATTATGGCCCCCACATCCGGCGGTCATCTGATTCGGCAATTGTTGCCCTGGATTATTACCATTCCCATTCTGGTTGGCTGGTTGTTTGTCTCCATGGAGGCGATTGACATCCTCGATCATGACCAATCCCAGGCGATGCAATCGATCATTACCGTCGTCTCCTTATTGGGATTAGTCTGGACAGAGGCACGGCGATTAAACCTACTGGAGCAGGAGCGGCAGTCCTTTTATCGAGCCTATACGGAAATTGATCAATGCTTTCGCAGTAGCATTATTCTTTTACCTTTCCCGGTGGCCCTATTTACGAAAGAAGGCCATGTATGGCTGCTGAATCGGGCCTGGCAGCAGGAAACGGGCTATAACCTAACCCAAATTGGTACCTGGCAAGATTGGCTCTTGGCGGCCTTCCCCAAACCCTCCGATCAGCAGTTGGCGAATCAAGAATTTCAGCGCACCCTCACCAGTGGTGAACGGGTGGAACAGGGGGATGTCACCATTCGCACGAATTGGGGTGAGCAGCGTATTTGGAGCATGAGTTCGATTCCCTTGGAATTAGCCACGAGTAAGCAGCAACTCATTTTAATTACGGCGGTGGATGTTACCGAATATCGCCAAGTGGCGGCGGAACTTGCCCTAGGCAAGGAAAATCTTGAACGTCAAGTTATGGCGCGAACGGAGGATTTGCTGGGGGTCAATGATGAGTTACAAAAATCCGAGGAGAAACTCAATCAAATTCTGGATGGAGCCAATGCCTTTTTTAGTCAAATTCGGCTGTATTCCAATGGAAAGTGGCAGTACGAATACCTATCGGAAGGCCATGAGCGATTATTGGGCTACAGTGGTTTTGACTTCAAGGAAGATCAAAGTCTCTGGCGATCGCGGGTTCCCAATCATGATTGGGAGATCTATTACAAACCCTTTCAACAGAGGCTCTACCGCTATAACTCTGCCCAAGTAGAATATCGTTTTCGCCACCGCAATGGTCAACTCCGTTGGTTAGCCATTAGTGCCACAAAGCAATGGATTGATGCGGATCGATCGCAGTTAATCACCTACATTGGTGTTGACATTACGGAGCGGAAAGAAGCCCAATTAGCCCTAGAAGAAAGCGAGGCCCGCTTCCGGCAAATGGCCGACTCCTCACCGATGATGATTTGGTTAACGAATTCCATCGGGCAGATTTCCTTTGCCAACCAAACCCTGTTGAATTTAATTGATCATCCAACGGACTTGGCCCAGGGTTGGTTAGAGGCTATCCATCCTGAGGATCGGCTGGAGATTGAGCGGGACTTTAGCCAGGCAACAGCGACCCAACAGTTATTTGATGTTGAGTATCGCATTCGTGGCCAGGATGGTTCCTATCGTTGGGTGTTGGATCGGGGGGTGCCTCGCTACGATCATGATGGCGAGTATATAGGCCACATTGGCTCCTGTATGGACATTAGCGATCGCAAGTTGGCGGAAGCTAAACTCCAGCAAGCCGCCTGGCAAGATAGTTTAACGGGACTCCCGAATCGTAACTTTTTAATTGAGCGATTGGAGGCCCTGCTGGAGGCCTATGCCGCCGATGATCAGCAACGCTTTGCCATTCTGTTTTTAGATTTGGATCGGTTTAAGGTTGTGAACGATAGTTTGGGCCATGCCGCCGGCGATCGCTTTTTAGTGGAAATTGCCCAACGGCTGCAAATCTGCCTACGTCAAGAAGATACCCTGGCTCGTCTAGGGGGAGATGAATTTGTCATTGTGGTTGAAAATATTGTCGATGCCCAGGATGCCTTCAATTGTGCGGAACGGGTACAGGCAGCCATTAACAAGAGCTATGTCCTAGATCATACCGAAGTGACGGTGGGGGTGAGTATTGGCATTACCCTGGTGGGCCCGGAGTACCATACGGCGGGGGAAATGCTGCGGGATGCGGATATTGCCATGTACGAAGCCAAGGCTAATGGACGGAGTGAGATCCAACTCTTCCGCCCTGAACAATATCGGCGGGCCCATTCCCTTCTCCATCGAGAGCAGGAATTTCGGCGGGCCCTGCGGGAGCAACAACTCCAGGTGTTCTACCAACCCATTGTGGATTTACGAACAGATACTCTCCTTGGGTTTGAGGCACTCATCCGCTGGAATCATCCAACCTTGGGCTTGGTTTCCCCTGGGAACTTTTTACCCATTGCCGAGCAGCTCGGTCTGATGCGGGAGGTGGATCGCTGGTGCATGATGACGGCAGCCCAGCAGTTGGCCCAATGGCAAGACACCCTCGGATCCAAGGTTTCTGGGCTACGCATGAGTGTCAACTTATCCAGTCAGATGTTTGGCTCTCTCTCCCTGGTGGAGGATGTCACCCACACCCTAAGGACAACTCAGTTGAGTGGCGATCGCCTAATTCTGGAGATTACAGAAGGGGTGATTATGGAGCAACCGGATATAGCCCTAAAAAAACTGATCGCCCTGGAAAAAATGGGGATTAGTTGTAGTGTGGATGACTTTGGAACCGGATATTCGTCCCTGAGTCGGCTGAGCTTCTTCCCCCTATACGCCTTAAAAATCGATCAGTCCTTTGTCCGCTCCATGGAAAACTCTCCGGAAAATCTAGAAATTATTCGCGCCATTATCAAACTCTCGGAAGCCATCAACCTGAAGGTAATTGCCGAAGGCATTGAAACCCACTCCCAAAAACTTACCCTGCTTCAGATGGGCTGTCAGCGGGGCCAAGGCTACCTTTTTAGTCAGCCCATAGATGCCCAAGGAGCCACGGAGTTGATTCGGAAAAATTTAAGTTTTAGCTAG
- a CDS encoding DUF561 domain-containing protein yields the protein MLNPRLLSSLHQRSLLKVISGLQNFDRDRVAAVVQAADRGGATLVDIAADPELVKLARSLTPLPICVSAVDPQRLRQAVAAGADLVEIGNYDSFYSQGRIFSAPEVLELTQQTRDVLPDIMLSVTVPHTLPLDGQVELAEQLAIAGADVIQTEGGTSSAPRHSGTWGLIEKAAPTLAAAYEISRAVEIPVLCASGLSTVTIPLAIAAGASGVGVGSAINQLNSSVAMVAAVRALVESLQGSGQRVSSKG from the coding sequence ATGCTGAATCCCCGTTTATTATCCTCCTTGCACCAGCGATCGCTCCTGAAGGTGATTAGCGGCCTGCAAAACTTCGATCGTGATCGGGTGGCTGCCGTTGTCCAAGCAGCGGATCGGGGGGGAGCAACCCTGGTGGATATTGCGGCGGATCCAGAATTAGTGAAACTGGCCCGGAGTTTAACCCCTTTGCCCATCTGTGTTTCGGCGGTGGATCCCCAACGGTTACGGCAGGCGGTGGCCGCAGGGGCGGATCTGGTGGAAATTGGCAACTACGATAGTTTCTATAGTCAAGGGCGGATTTTTAGTGCCCCAGAGGTTTTGGAACTCACCCAGCAAACCCGCGATGTATTACCGGATATCATGCTTTCCGTCACCGTTCCCCATACCCTACCCCTGGATGGGCAGGTGGAATTGGCAGAACAATTGGCGATCGCCGGAGCGGATGTGATTCAAACCGAAGGTGGAACCAGTAGTGCCCCCCGCCATAGCGGTACCTGGGGACTGATTGAAAAGGCGGCCCCCACCCTAGCAGCGGCCTACGAAATTTCCCGAGCGGTGGAGATTCCAGTTCTGTGTGCATCGGGTCTATCTACGGTCACCATTCCCTTGGCGATCGCCGCTGGGGCTTCTGGGGTTGGGGTGGGTTCAGCCATTAATCAACTCAATAGTTCGGTGGCGATGGTGGCGGCAGTACGGGCATTGGTAGAGTCCCTTCAGGGATCAGGACAACGGGTCTCTTCAAAGGGATAG
- a CDS encoding ferredoxin-thioredoxin reductase catalytic domain-containing protein, giving the protein MSSIYKPQQASEKNLEAMRKFAETYAKRTGTYFCSDLGTTAVVLEGLAKHKDDYGSPLCPCRHYEDKEAEVGAVYWNCPCVPMRERRECHCLLFLTPDNPFVGTEQSISFDQIREETNRYG; this is encoded by the coding sequence ATGAGCAGCATTTATAAGCCTCAACAAGCATCAGAAAAAAATCTTGAAGCCATGCGGAAATTTGCGGAAACCTATGCCAAGCGCACCGGAACCTATTTCTGTTCAGATTTGGGGACTACCGCCGTGGTACTAGAAGGTCTGGCGAAACATAAGGATGACTATGGTTCGCCCCTGTGTCCCTGTCGCCACTATGAAGATAAGGAAGCAGAAGTGGGCGCGGTTTACTGGAATTGCCCCTGTGTGCCGATGCGGGAGCGGCGGGAATGTCATTGTTTACTTTTCTTAACACCAGATAATCCCTTTGTCGGTACAGAACAATCCATTAGTTTTGATCAAATTCGCGAAGAAACCAATCGTTACGGCTGA
- the priA gene encoding primosomal protein N' codes for MTTWVNVLVDCPGVDGAFTYGVPLGWAVQPGDLVQVPFGQNQVGGIVLSVVAELPEDLDPDQVRPLGEILSHRFFSLAYWQLLERVSHYYYTSLIQVLRTALPPGLLQRSQRRIKIKALPSQPLSSKPGPTAPELAQCSPQAQRLWHLLQQSPEKDYSWRYLQQHCPKSQTALQELLQKSWVESYLRPPLVNQPKWRQAVILVQERGDLTPRQQEILTYVKQKGGECWQNVLLKDCKTTLGTLKTLATKGCISLIQRQQLRLEQGIATPGDRPKPQTPDQARALDQIQALTGTATILLHGVTGSGKTEVYLQAIAPRLGQQQSVLVLVPEIGLTPQLTDRFRARFGDRILIYHSALSDGERYDTWRYLLMGEARLVIGTRSAVFLPLQNLGLIILDEEHDGGYKQDQPAPCYHARTVAQWRSQLENCPLILGSATPSLDTWHQSQAGQAIYLSLPERVHGQPLPPIEVIDMRQEFAQGNRSIFSKALQGALGQLGEKQEQGLLFIHRRGHSTFVSCRSCGYVMDCPYCSVSLTYHLEQLDQPAIAHQLPHQLRCHYCNFSQAVPPACPACGSPYLKQFGSGTQRVSAELTKHFPHLRQIRFDSDTTRKKGAHRELLHQFAQGEADVMVGTQMLTKGIDLPQVSLVGILTADGLLNLPDYRASERTFQVLTQVAGRSGRGERPGRVILQTYAPEHPVIQAVQQYQWHEFAEQELASRQPLDYPPWGQLILLRLSSLNENRVAETAKDLGEWLQNQFAQDTSLSPWQILGPAPATVGKIAQRYRWQILLKSPLRDDKTTVHLEPEFIARLRQVCPKDVRLSIDVEPQNFL; via the coding sequence ATGACGACTTGGGTAAATGTTTTAGTCGATTGTCCCGGTGTGGATGGGGCCTTTACCTATGGCGTTCCCTTGGGTTGGGCTGTGCAACCGGGGGATTTAGTCCAGGTTCCCTTTGGCCAGAACCAAGTGGGGGGGATTGTTCTCAGTGTTGTGGCGGAACTGCCGGAGGATTTAGACCCCGATCAGGTGCGGCCCCTGGGTGAAATTCTCAGCCATCGATTTTTTAGTCTGGCCTATTGGCAACTCTTGGAGCGGGTCAGCCATTATTACTACACTTCCCTGATTCAGGTGTTGCGGACGGCCTTGCCCCCCGGACTTTTACAGCGATCGCAGCGACGCATTAAAATCAAAGCCCTGCCATCCCAGCCCCTATCATCCAAGCCTGGACCCACAGCCCCAGAATTAGCCCAATGTTCGCCCCAAGCCCAACGCCTATGGCACCTGCTCCAGCAAAGTCCAGAGAAGGATTACAGTTGGCGATACCTACAACAGCACTGTCCCAAATCCCAGACCGCCCTCCAGGAATTACTTCAAAAGAGCTGGGTGGAGAGCTATTTAAGACCTCCCCTGGTCAATCAACCCAAATGGCGACAGGCGGTGATCCTCGTTCAAGAGCGCGGCGATCTGACCCCACGGCAGCAGGAAATCCTGACCTATGTGAAACAAAAGGGGGGGGAATGTTGGCAAAATGTTCTACTAAAGGATTGTAAAACCACCCTAGGAACTCTGAAAACCCTAGCCACCAAGGGTTGTATTAGTCTGATCCAGCGGCAACAATTACGGTTAGAACAAGGCATTGCCACCCCAGGCGATCGCCCCAAACCCCAAACCCCTGATCAAGCCCGGGCCTTGGATCAAATTCAAGCCCTGACGGGTACAGCAACGATTCTACTCCATGGGGTAACTGGCTCCGGTAAAACCGAAGTTTATCTCCAGGCGATCGCCCCCCGTTTAGGGCAGCAGCAGTCGGTTTTAGTTTTAGTCCCGGAAATTGGTTTAACCCCCCAACTCACCGATCGCTTTCGCGCTCGTTTTGGCGATCGCATTTTGATTTACCACAGTGCCCTCTCCGATGGCGAACGCTACGATACTTGGCGATACCTATTGATGGGGGAGGCCCGCCTCGTCATTGGTACCCGATCTGCGGTGTTTTTGCCCCTCCAGAACCTGGGATTGATCATTCTAGACGAGGAACATGATGGTGGTTATAAGCAGGATCAGCCTGCCCCCTGCTACCACGCCCGTACCGTTGCCCAATGGCGATCGCAGCTAGAAAACTGTCCCCTGATTTTGGGTTCGGCAACCCCATCCCTAGATACATGGCATCAAAGCCAAGCGGGCCAAGCCATCTACCTGAGCCTACCCGAACGGGTTCATGGTCAACCCTTGCCTCCCATTGAAGTCATTGATATGCGCCAGGAATTTGCCCAGGGAAATCGCTCCATTTTTAGTAAAGCTCTCCAAGGGGCCCTAGGGCAGTTAGGGGAGAAGCAAGAGCAGGGATTGTTATTTATTCATCGCCGCGGCCATAGTACCTTTGTGTCTTGCCGAAGTTGTGGCTATGTGATGGATTGCCCCTATTGCAGTGTGTCCCTAACCTATCATTTAGAGCAACTAGACCAACCGGCGATCGCCCATCAACTGCCCCACCAATTACGTTGTCACTACTGTAATTTTAGTCAAGCCGTTCCCCCTGCTTGCCCCGCCTGTGGTTCCCCCTATTTGAAACAGTTTGGTAGTGGAACCCAACGGGTCAGTGCGGAATTAACCAAACACTTTCCCCATCTCCGCCAAATCCGTTTTGATAGTGATACCACCCGCAAAAAAGGGGCCCATCGTGAACTGTTGCACCAATTTGCCCAAGGTGAAGCGGATGTGATGGTGGGAACCCAAATGCTCACCAAAGGCATTGATCTGCCCCAAGTTAGTTTGGTGGGGATTCTCACCGCCGACGGTCTCCTAAATTTGCCAGACTATCGAGCCAGTGAGCGCACCTTTCAAGTGTTGACCCAGGTAGCAGGGCGATCGGGGCGGGGGGAGCGGCCGGGACGGGTGATCCTGCAAACCTATGCGCCAGAGCATCCGGTCATTCAAGCCGTACAACAATACCAATGGCACGAATTTGCCGAACAGGAATTAGCCTCTCGTCAACCCCTAGACTATCCCCCCTGGGGGCAATTAATTTTGTTGCGCCTCAGTAGCCTCAATGAAAACCGGGTTGCGGAAACAGCCAAGGACTTAGGGGAATGGTTGCAAAACCAATTCGCCCAAGACACATCCCTTTCTCCCTGGCAAATTCTTGGGCCGGCCCCCGCCACTGTCGGAAAAATTGCCCAACGCTATCGCTGGCAAATTCTGCTTAAATCTCCCCTAAGGGATGACAAAACCACGGTACATCTAGAACCGGAATTCATTGCTCGTTTACGTCAGGTATGTCCCAAGGATGTGCGATTGAGTATTGATGTGGAACCTCAAAATTTTTTGTAG
- a CDS encoding VOC family protein, producing the protein MMKNNPVVWFEIYVEDMTRAKAFYEATLEVKLQIMPPPTEEISTQTAMEMWSFPRDEDAAMTTPGANGMLVKMEGFTPGRGGTLVYFSCEDCAVTAARAAKNGGSVVSEKMSIGVYGFISIVHDTEGNMIGLHSMQ; encoded by the coding sequence ATGATGAAGAATAATCCGGTTGTCTGGTTTGAAATTTATGTCGAAGACATGACGCGGGCCAAAGCCTTCTACGAAGCCACGCTCGAAGTCAAGCTACAAATAATGCCTCCTCCAACTGAAGAAATATCTACGCAGACAGCTATGGAAATGTGGAGCTTTCCTAGGGACGAAGATGCTGCCATGACCACCCCAGGCGCAAACGGAATGCTGGTAAAAATGGAAGGTTTCACGCCTGGCAGGGGGGGCACACTGGTTTATTTTAGTTGTGAAGATTGTGCAGTAACGGCTGCCCGTGCCGCCAAAAACGGCGGCAGTGTAGTCAGTGAAAAAATGTCTATCGGCGTGTATGGCTTTATTTCAATAGTGCATGATACCGAAGGTAATATGATCGGCCTACACTCAATGCAGTAA
- a CDS encoding EVE domain-containing protein, producing the protein MRYWLMKSEPTVFSWDDLKQAPNQTTCWEGVRNYQARNFMRDQMALGDRVLFYHSNAKPPAIMGVAEVVKTAYPDSFAWEPHSKYFDPKSSPEHPIWVMVDIRYCHDIDPPITLPQLRQIAGLENMILLRKGSRLSVQPVTPEEWAVIMEVTHSQGSC; encoded by the coding sequence ATGCGCTATTGGTTGATGAAATCAGAACCGACAGTTTTTTCCTGGGATGACCTCAAACAGGCTCCTAACCAAACCACCTGTTGGGAAGGGGTACGGAATTATCAGGCCCGAAACTTCATGCGTGACCAAATGGCACTGGGCGATCGGGTGTTGTTTTATCACAGCAATGCCAAGCCCCCAGCCATTATGGGAGTGGCGGAGGTTGTCAAGACCGCCTATCCCGATTCCTTTGCTTGGGAACCCCATAGCAAGTATTTTGATCCCAAAAGTTCCCCCGAACATCCCATTTGGGTGATGGTGGATATTCGGTATTGCCATGATATTGACCCACCCATAACGTTGCCCCAACTGAGGCAGATAGCCGGATTAGAAAACATGATTCTGCTGCGGAAGGGAAGTCGTTTGTCGGTTCAGCCCGTCACGCCAGAGGAATGGGCAGTGATCATGGAGGTGACACACTCCCAAGGCTCATGCTGA
- the hemF gene encoding oxygen-dependent coproporphyrinogen oxidase — MTAASPSTATLPTDSRQRVATFLKSLQDEICQGLETADGQGQFQEDSWQRPEGGGGRSRVLRNGGLLEQGGVNFSEVWGTNLPPSILKQRPEAEGHGFYATGTSMVLHPWSPYLPTVHLNYRYFEAGPVWWFGGGADLTPYYPFAEDAHHFHKTHKAACDRHHPDYYPVFKLWCDEYFYLKHRQETRGIGGLFFDYQDGETELYRGPDTDGLAAQLSKKIGIPASRSWDDLFGLIQSCGHAFLEAYLPIVERRRNLDYGDRQRQFQLYRRGRYVEFNLVYDRGTIFGLQTNGRTESILMSLPPLVRWEYGYTPEPGTPEAELYDTFLKPQDWIHWSS; from the coding sequence ATGACCGCTGCTTCCCCTTCCACAGCAACATTACCCACCGATTCTCGCCAGCGGGTGGCTACTTTTTTGAAGTCGTTACAGGATGAAATCTGTCAAGGTCTAGAGACCGCCGATGGCCAAGGTCAATTTCAAGAAGATAGTTGGCAACGGCCGGAAGGGGGCGGTGGGCGATCGCGGGTGCTACGGAACGGAGGCCTCCTTGAGCAGGGGGGGGTCAATTTTTCCGAGGTCTGGGGCACAAACCTACCCCCTTCCATTTTGAAACAACGGCCAGAGGCGGAGGGCCATGGGTTCTATGCCACCGGTACCTCCATGGTGCTACACCCCTGGAGTCCCTACCTACCCACGGTACACCTGAACTATCGTTATTTTGAAGCGGGGCCGGTATGGTGGTTTGGCGGCGGAGCAGATTTAACCCCCTACTATCCCTTCGCTGAAGATGCCCACCATTTTCACAAAACCCATAAGGCTGCCTGCGATCGCCACCATCCCGATTATTATCCGGTTTTTAAGCTGTGGTGCGATGAATACTTTTATCTCAAGCATCGCCAGGAAACCCGTGGAATTGGCGGTCTCTTTTTTGATTATCAAGATGGTGAAACTGAACTTTACCGCGGCCCAGATACCGATGGTTTGGCTGCCCAGTTAAGTAAAAAAATTGGTATTCCTGCCTCCCGCAGTTGGGATGACCTCTTTGGCTTAATTCAAAGTTGTGGCCATGCCTTTTTAGAGGCCTATCTACCCATTGTGGAGCGACGGCGAAATCTGGACTATGGCGATCGCCAGCGGCAATTTCAACTCTATCGCCGCGGCCGCTATGTTGAATTTAATTTAGTCTATGACCGAGGCACTATTTTTGGTCTACAGACCAATGGCCGTACCGAGTCAATTCTAATGTCCTTACCCCCCTTAGTTCGCTGGGAATATGGCTATACCCCAGAGCCAGGAACTCCTGAAGCGGAGCTTTATGACACCTTCTTGAAGCCCCAGGATTGGATTCACTGGTCAAGCTAA
- a CDS encoding DUF2808 domain-containing protein — protein sequence MITKITKSLTLGGWLLIGFLSILPVTVGQGPPRPTAFTHIPQLIGASTTNQVTNRFGPTYHLRLETLDQMNIPLARIRLVQIQGVSTIRFIPEQTRGSVGSNRAIAVTLLQDEKNRTTDIILDPPIGAAEQLTIELRPFRNPRVAGTYQFSVTAIPDGDGAIGNQIGVARLQFFNSSGLSP from the coding sequence ATGATTACTAAAATAACCAAATCCCTCACGTTGGGGGGATGGCTCCTGATAGGTTTTTTAAGTATCTTACCTGTAACGGTTGGCCAGGGGCCGCCTCGCCCCACTGCCTTTACCCATATTCCCCAACTCATCGGGGCCAGTACAACCAATCAAGTCACCAACCGCTTCGGCCCCACCTACCACCTTCGCTTAGAAACCCTTGATCAGATGAATATTCCCTTGGCGCGGATTCGTCTGGTGCAGATCCAGGGGGTGAGTACCATTCGTTTTATTCCTGAACAAACGCGGGGATCTGTGGGATCGAATCGGGCGATCGCTGTGACCTTACTTCAAGATGAAAAGAATCGCACTACGGATATAATTTTAGATCCACCCATCGGTGCCGCAGAGCAACTCACCATCGAGCTACGCCCCTTCCGTAATCCCAGGGTGGCAGGAACCTATCAATTTAGTGTGACGGCAATTCCCGATGGAGACGGGGCTATTGGTAATCAGATTGGGGTTGCCCGCCTTCAGTTTTTCAACTCCAGTGGTCTGAGTCCTTAG
- a CDS encoding glutamate-5-semialdehyde dehydrogenase, giving the protein MLTRVKQVHHYGRQLATLDTASKNEALEAIALALEAAQDDILAANTTDCEQARRDQLPGPLYARLELSPSKLAAAIAGVRQVASLADPIGHIQLHRELDRDLTLKRVTCPLGVLGVIFEARPDAVMQISALAIKSGNGVILKGGHEASQSCRAIVSAIQQGLRKSVVPPDAVALLTRRTEIMELLTLDEWVDLIIPRGSNDFVRFIQANTSIPVLGHADGICHLYVDQFADVDQAVAIAVDAKTQYPAACNAIETLLVHQEIAPQFLPKLATAMTAKGVELRGDDLCRQIVSIAAANEDDWATEYCDLILAVKIVPSIGAALGHIDTYGSGHTEAIVTDDGAIAAEFLAKVDAAGVFHNCSTRFADGFRYGFGAEVGISTHKLPPRGPVGLEGLVTYKYLLQGQGHIVQDYTGSHPRPFTHHDY; this is encoded by the coding sequence TTGTTAACCCGTGTCAAGCAGGTGCATCACTATGGCCGGCAACTGGCAACCCTTGACACCGCTAGTAAAAATGAAGCCCTCGAAGCGATCGCCCTCGCCCTGGAAGCGGCCCAAGATGATATTTTAGCTGCGAATACGACCGACTGTGAGCAAGCCCGTCGAGATCAGTTGCCTGGGCCCCTCTATGCCCGTTTAGAACTGAGTCCGAGCAAATTAGCGGCGGCGATCGCCGGAGTGCGGCAAGTGGCCTCTCTGGCAGACCCCATTGGCCATATCCAGCTTCACCGTGAACTGGATCGGGATTTAACTTTGAAACGAGTCACCTGTCCCCTGGGGGTATTGGGGGTCATTTTTGAGGCTCGACCCGATGCGGTAATGCAAATTTCGGCCTTGGCGATCAAGTCTGGGAATGGGGTGATTCTCAAGGGTGGCCATGAAGCCAGTCAGTCCTGCCGCGCCATTGTCTCTGCCATTCAACAAGGATTAAGGAAAAGTGTTGTTCCCCCCGATGCGGTGGCTCTTTTAACCCGGCGCACGGAAATTATGGAACTGTTAACGCTGGATGAATGGGTGGATTTAATTATTCCCCGTGGCTCCAATGATTTTGTGCGTTTTATTCAAGCAAATACGTCCATTCCGGTCTTGGGCCATGCCGATGGCATCTGTCATCTCTACGTGGATCAATTTGCCGATGTGGATCAGGCCGTGGCGATCGCCGTTGATGCCAAGACCCAGTACCCCGCCGCCTGCAATGCCATTGAAACCCTCCTCGTGCACCAAGAGATTGCACCCCAGTTTTTACCCAAATTGGCCACAGCAATGACCGCCAAGGGGGTAGAGTTACGGGGGGATGACCTATGCCGACAAATAGTATCCATAGCCGCCGCCAATGAGGACGACTGGGCCACGGAATACTGTGATTTAATTTTGGCAGTAAAAATAGTTCCTAGCATAGGGGCGGCCCTAGGGCATATTGATACCTACGGATCTGGCCATACCGAGGCTATTGTCACCGATGACGGAGCGATCGCCGCTGAATTTTTAGCAAAAGTGGACGCAGCCGGGGTGTTCCATAACTGCTCCACTCGGTTTGCCGATGGTTTTCGCTATGGATTTGGGGCCGAAGTAGGCATCAGCACCCATAAATTACCCCCTCGGGGGCCCGTAGGTTTAGAGGGCTTGGTCACGTATAAATATTTGCTCCAGGGCCAGGGGCACATTGTCCAAGACTATACCGGCAGTCATCCCCGACCCTTTACCCACCATGATTACTAA